A single Nitrospirota bacterium DNA region contains:
- a CDS encoding YhcH/YjgK/YiaL family protein has product MIIDLLKNASLYSKMNRKIETALNFLRDTDLSNIKPGRYEIDGSDIFALMQTYDTKPRENGFWEAHRQYIDIQYVIKGTELIGYSNIDHLKSGEYDDAKDLLVLYGDGVFLEVREGTFVILMPHDAHKPGIAVTTSKPVSKIVVKVRV; this is encoded by the coding sequence ATGATTATTGACCTGTTAAAAAATGCATCACTATATTCAAAGATGAACAGGAAAATTGAAACTGCACTCAATTTTCTGCGTGATACAGACCTGTCAAATATTAAGCCCGGCAGATATGAGATTGACGGCTCAGATATATTTGCCCTGATGCAGACCTACGATACAAAGCCAAGGGAAAACGGTTTCTGGGAGGCGCACCGGCAGTATATAGATATACAATATGTAATTAAAGGAACTGAACTTATCGGTTATTCAAACATAGACCATCTGAAATCCGGCGAGTATGATGATGCCAAAGACCTGCTTGTACTCTATGGAGATGGAGTCTTTCTTGAAGTCAGGGAAGGAACCTTTGTAATACTCATGCCTCATGATGCCCATAAACCAGGCATTGCAGTAACAACCTCAAAACCTGTATCTAAAATCGTCGTGAAAGTAAGAGTTTAA
- a CDS encoding nucleotidyltransferase domain-containing protein produces MLTAEILEKINLNYNELQGLSGAIKELTSRYPFIDEVILYGSKARGDSVEESDIDILIVTGHQVPRETKYLVSDIIYNYQLKHDIIISAIVIAKDDYLNKISSFLINVRKEGIVIWSRG; encoded by the coding sequence ATGCTTACAGCAGAAATTTTAGAGAAAATTAATCTGAATTATAATGAATTGCAGGGGTTAAGCGGAGCTATAAAGGAACTTACCAGCAGGTATCCCTTTATTGATGAGGTAATACTATATGGTTCAAAGGCAAGAGGGGACTCAGTAGAAGAATCTGATATAGACATCTTAATTGTTACAGGACATCAGGTTCCGAGGGAAACAAAGTACCTTGTTAGTGATATTATATATAACTATCAATTGAAGCATGATATTATAATTTCAGCGATAGTTATTGCGAAGGATGATTACCTGAATAAGATAAGTTCCTTCCTAATTAATGTTAGAAAAGAGGGAATTGTTATATGGTCGAGAGGATAA
- a CDS encoding HEPN domain-containing protein has translation MVERINPEDARLLARDEFQRAWEEIKSAKVLKDNGLYFKSVVSSYYAVFHGAKAALLNKGISPKSHEGIERMFSLYYVKVNLIETDIGRIIGRLMKLREEADYYPEASFDLKDSTEAIEMAERFLENIKKVVKFENA, from the coding sequence ATGGTCGAGAGGATAAATCCTGAAGATGCTAGACTCCTAGCCCGTGATGAATTTCAAAGGGCTTGGGAAGAGATAAAATCGGCAAAGGTATTAAAGGATAATGGGCTCTATTTTAAAAGTGTAGTCTCATCATATTATGCTGTTTTTCATGGGGCAAAGGCAGCACTTCTGAATAAAGGGATAAGCCCGAAAAGCCATGAAGGGATTGAGAGGATGTTCAGCCTTTATTATGTAAAGGTAAATCTGATAGAAACTGATATAGGTAGAATAATAGGCAGGCTCATGAAATTAAGGGAAGAAGCGGATTACTATCCTGAGGCATCATTTGACCTTAAAGATTCCACAGAAGCTATAGAAATGGCTGAGAGGTTTTTAGAGAATATTAAGAAGGTTGTGAAGTTTGAAAATGCATAG
- a CDS encoding VCBS repeat-containing protein, giving the protein MKSLRTIIVFSILILISLSVLTGFLYFRTLRLKGTDIPLILPGIVGNVIPVVLKTSYNPGHVIFTDYTEQSGIDFLHHQAEEVIDSLPQVIGSGVCLLDYNNDGNLDVYLVNGSGYTYYYGDKPWWYKPPTNVLYHNNGNGRFTDITKRAGVGFTGWGMGCAVADYNNDGFQDIYVTYYGKNVLYENNGNGTFTNVTDKAGVGGKKDKWSTSAAWADYDNDGYLDLYVVNYLKFDKYMNPGEFNSAYQMPTNLLMNSKIYTGSANILFHNNKDGTFTDVTKKTGVEDSAGKGMGVIFSDFDSDGYQDIYVVNDGSRNVLFHNNGNGTFTDIGGEAGVDTPLSGMGVAVGDYDNDGDFDIFATYPASETNILYRNMRISSSPPPPASPRKGGEEFGRNLIVALPQGEGRLEEKSRGGGQAESQNSLPFKGRVRVGMGLFSDETHMNDSLTKGHENQRDKNVPPILVDRDRRGFPTPPERFSSGKNNTSLLFNDATVTSGLGEDVSIGFFGWGTDMFDYDNDGYLDIFVANGNPNPDFDNPRTTVGQRNQLFHNNGNSMFTDVSISAGEGLKIARSSRGAAFGDIDNDGDIDAVINNNNNYAQVLRNDGGNSKNYLTIRLKGTKSNRDGVGTKAVVLAGNLTLIQEVRAGSSYLSQNDTRLHFGLDKEQKADKIYIQWPSGMTQNIKDVQANQFIEITEGSDNYRIEKKRKTMATFIPSPLGGEGQGGGEQRTYSDDKTILLALTNSKPSEKIWAMRALSTVVNENTIDKAVEPVMMSLSNPDKYVRKEAADLLCKFLKDEQTIFRSSMYRKRLAVVPLLKALGDPEADVRASAVKALGYSESYRAIIPVTQVLKDVDIDVRREASLSLGWLKDKRGTEPLLEILRDNNEDSSVRSGALLSLIRLESAVTTGPLLELLQGKDEKGRLGALEVLKSALREDDTVLLNRKPLIQPLTDLIKDSNTNIRVRGSAIQTISLIKETSVVPLLINTLSDRSKELKIHTIKGLGELKDKRATNPLLALLKDKDEDVMQSTIISLADILDKAAIPQIYEIVKDKGNKKNIRLTAVSALKEIDQYYWNKNASAFLEDEIPDIRLEAVRGIAELHNLQSIDLLIRCLQNDNDRDVRKEVITALGSYKDKKALDSLIGIIKSSSEEKEIRSEAIISLTKIGDERAVIHLQGIAQNKRDELRAEAADAIERLGR; this is encoded by the coding sequence ATGAAGTCTTTACGCACAATAATAGTCTTCTCAATCTTAATCTTAATCTCTCTAAGTGTGCTCACAGGCTTTCTCTATTTCAGAACGCTAAGATTAAAGGGTACAGATATACCGCTTATACTGCCGGGGATAGTAGGTAATGTTATCCCTGTGGTATTAAAAACATCTTATAATCCAGGACATGTCATTTTTACAGATTATACTGAACAGTCGGGCATAGACTTCCTGCATCATCAGGCAGAGGAGGTGATTGATTCTTTGCCGCAGGTGATAGGTTCCGGCGTATGTCTTCTTGACTACAATAATGATGGTAATTTGGACGTCTATCTTGTTAACGGTTCGGGATACACATACTACTATGGTGATAAACCGTGGTGGTACAAACCTCCAACGAATGTGCTATATCACAATAATGGGAATGGCCGGTTTACAGATATTACAAAAAGGGCAGGCGTCGGTTTTACCGGATGGGGAATGGGGTGTGCTGTTGCTGACTATAATAATGACGGTTTTCAGGATATTTATGTAACGTACTACGGAAAGAATGTCCTTTATGAAAATAACGGGAACGGGACATTTACAAATGTTACTGATAAAGCAGGTGTAGGTGGTAAAAAAGATAAATGGAGCACATCTGCCGCATGGGCGGATTATGATAATGACGGCTATCTTGACCTTTATGTAGTAAATTATCTCAAGTTTGATAAGTACATGAATCCGGGTGAGTTTAACTCAGCCTATCAGATGCCGACCAATCTGCTCATGAATTCCAAGATATACACCGGGTCTGCAAATATCCTTTTCCATAACAATAAAGACGGGACATTTACTGATGTAACAAAGAAGACAGGTGTTGAGGATTCGGCAGGGAAAGGTATGGGGGTTATATTCAGTGACTTTGATAGTGACGGGTATCAGGATATCTATGTTGTAAATGACGGTTCACGGAACGTCCTCTTCCACAATAATGGAAACGGTACATTCACCGACATCGGCGGGGAGGCCGGTGTGGATACACCTCTGAGCGGCATGGGGGTTGCTGTCGGTGACTATGATAATGACGGAGATTTTGACATATTTGCTACGTATCCGGCGAGTGAGACGAATATTCTTTATAGGAATATGAGGATTTCTTCATCACCCCCCCCTCCTGCCTCCCCCCGCAAAGGGGGGGAGGAATTTGGAAGGAACTTAATTGTAGCCCTCCCGCAAGGGGAGGGGAGATTAGAAGAGAAGTCGAGAGGAGGAGGGCAGGCGGAGTCTCAAAATTCCCTCCCCTTCAAGGGGAGGGTTAGGGTGGGGATGGGGTTATTTTCGGATGAAACCCACATGAATGACTCGCTCACAAAGGGGCATGAAAATCAGCGGGACAAGAATGTCCCGCCTATCCTCGTAGATAGGGATAGGCGGGGTTTTCCAACCCCGCCGGAGAGATTTTCGAGCGGAAAAAATAATACATCCCTCCTTTTCAACGACGCCACTGTAACCTCCGGTCTTGGTGAAGATGTCAGTATCGGATTCTTCGGATGGGGTACTGATATGTTTGATTATGACAACGATGGGTATCTTGATATTTTCGTTGCAAATGGAAATCCGAATCCTGATTTTGATAATCCCAGGACTACGGTCGGGCAAAGGAATCAGCTATTTCATAATAACGGGAACAGTATGTTTACAGATGTGTCCATTTCTGCAGGTGAGGGATTAAAGATTGCAAGGTCAAGCCGCGGCGCGGCATTTGGGGATATAGATAATGACGGAGATATAGATGCTGTCATTAATAACAACAATAATTATGCACAAGTCCTCAGGAATGACGGCGGGAATTCCAAGAATTACCTCACAATCCGCTTAAAGGGTACAAAGAGTAACAGGGATGGGGTCGGCACAAAGGCGGTTGTTTTAGCAGGTAATCTGACATTAATTCAGGAGGTCAGGGCAGGGTCGAGTTATCTTTCACAGAATGATACACGCCTTCACTTTGGTCTGGATAAGGAACAAAAGGCAGATAAGATTTATATACAATGGCCGTCAGGTATGACGCAGAATATTAAAGATGTACAGGCAAATCAGTTTATTGAGATTACTGAAGGTAGTGATAATTACAGGATTGAAAAAAAGAGAAAGACAATGGCAACATTTATTCCCTCCCCCTTGGGGGGGGAGGGTCAGGGTGGGGGTGAGCAAAGGACATATTCTGATGATAAAACTATTCTGCTTGCACTAACTAACTCTAAGCCATCTGAAAAGATATGGGCTATGAGGGCATTGAGTACTGTAGTTAATGAAAACACCATAGATAAGGCGGTTGAGCCTGTAATGATGTCTCTCAGCAATCCTGACAAATATGTCCGTAAAGAGGCCGCTGACCTGCTATGTAAATTTCTTAAAGATGAACAGACTATATTCAGGTCTTCAATGTATAGGAAGAGGCTCGCAGTTGTCCCGCTCCTGAAAGCCCTTGGTGACCCTGAGGCAGATGTAAGGGCGAGTGCGGTCAAGGCACTGGGGTATTCAGAGAGCTACAGGGCAATAATACCGGTAACACAAGTCTTAAAGGATGTTGACATAGATGTCAGGCGTGAGGCGTCACTATCACTTGGATGGCTGAAGGATAAAAGGGGCACGGAGCCATTGCTTGAGATACTCAGGGATAATAATGAAGATTCCTCTGTGCGTTCCGGTGCACTGCTTTCGCTTATCCGTCTTGAGAGTGCAGTAACAACCGGACCTCTGTTAGAACTCCTTCAGGGGAAAGATGAGAAAGGAAGATTAGGTGCACTGGAGGTACTTAAGTCAGCCCTAAGAGAAGATGATACAGTCTTATTAAACAGGAAACCCCTTATTCAACCTTTAACTGACTTGATAAAAGATTCCAATACCAACATCAGGGTTAGGGGTTCAGCAATACAGACAATCTCACTTATTAAAGAGACGTCAGTTGTGCCTCTTCTTATCAATACACTTTCAGACAGGTCAAAAGAGTTAAAGATACATACGATAAAAGGGCTTGGTGAATTAAAGGACAAGAGGGCGACAAATCCATTGTTAGCGTTATTAAAGGATAAGGATGAGGATGTAATGCAATCAACCATAATATCCCTTGCCGATATTCTGGATAAAGCTGCCATTCCTCAAATCTATGAGATTGTAAAAGACAAAGGCAATAAAAAGAATATTAGGCTTACTGCTGTTTCTGCTTTAAAGGAGATTGATCAATATTACTGGAATAAAAATGCCTCTGCCTTTCTGGAGGATGAAATTCCTGATATAAGATTAGAGGCTGTCAGGGGTATTGCCGAACTGCATAACCTGCAATCCATTGACCTTCTTATCCGGTGCCTGCAGAATGACAACGACAGGGATGTTAGGAAAGAGGTCATAACAGCACTCGGTTCATACAAAGACAAGAAGGCTTTAGATTCATTAATAGGTATTATCAAAAGTAGTTCCGAGGAAAAAGAAATCCGCTCAGAGGCTATTATTTCCCTGACTAAAATCGGTGATGAAAGGGCTGTAATACACCTTCAGGGGATAGCACAGAATAAAAGAGATGAACTCAGGGCAGAGGCTGCGGATGCGATTGAGAGATTAGGAAGGTAG
- a CDS encoding peptidylprolyl isomerase, translating into MCISLFAALTVFAADKVEKKTEKEGGKKVSGNPVAVIEMEKGNITFEMYPDVAPKTVERISHLIESGFYNGLKFHRFEPGFVIQGGDPKGNGTGGSGVKLPAEFNKKQHVAGTVAMARASDPNSADSQFYICLAPAPFLDGQYTVFGQVTEGMDVVQTVRAGDVMKKVTLKK; encoded by the coding sequence ATGTGCATTTCTTTATTTGCAGCATTAACTGTCTTTGCTGCTGATAAGGTGGAGAAAAAGACAGAGAAAGAGGGAGGGAAAAAGGTGAGTGGTAATCCGGTTGCTGTAATTGAGATGGAGAAGGGAAACATAACGTTTGAGATGTATCCTGACGTTGCACCAAAGACGGTTGAGAGGATTTCACATCTTATAGAAAGCGGGTTTTATAATGGGCTTAAGTTCCATAGATTTGAACCCGGTTTTGTAATACAAGGCGGCGATCCAAAGGGAAATGGAACAGGCGGCAGCGGGGTAAAGCTACCGGCAGAATTTAATAAGAAACAACATGTTGCCGGAACTGTTGCCATGGCAAGGGCAAGTGACCCGAATAGCGCCGACAGCCAGTTCTATATATGCCTTGCACCGGCCCCATTTCTTGATGGGCAGTACACGGTATTTGGGCAGGTTACAGAAGGGATGGATGTTGTGCAGACGGTCAGGGCAGGTGATGTGATGAAGAAGGTTACGTTGAAGAAGTAA
- a CDS encoding CBS domain-containing protein has product MEIITTHANADFDALASMIAAKKLYPDARMIFPGTQEKNVRNFIIQNKIEFNKLKDIPFDEVTRLIIVDCKHADRIGRLSELLSNKDLSIHIYDHHPAAHGDLRGEVEVIEDIGAATTLLVEILKERNIPISPPEGALFAIGIYEETGSMTFQSTTPRDLMAAAYLMSLGIDLRAVSRYLIHELDAGQITLLNELIHNAKTYYIDSTKVVIAKGSSDKYISELSTITHKVRDMEDLDVLFVIVRMDDKIQLVARCRMPEIDVGEVAREFGGGGHRTAASASIKDLTSIQVEEKILQILSKSIKPVKTAKDIMTTPIKTINSSAVIKDAGDLMTRYGVSVLPVVDKDRITGLITREITQKAIFHKFGDMPVTDFMSTEFYKVTTDTAFREVESILIEHNQRFIPVVEGETIIGAITRTDILRTLHDDIRRTWEVSEKFLKRPRERNVQNVLKERLPVHIEKILEDIGATADNMGVAAYAVGGFVRDILLGADNFDIDIVVEGDGIAFAEKFSAIVEGRVKSHHRFGTAVIIFPDGFKIDIATARTEYYEFPTALPTVELSSIKKDLYRRDFTINTLAITLNKKDFGFLIDFFGGQRDLKEKNIRVLHNLSFIEDPTRIYRAIRFEQRFGFRIARHTQNLIHSATKIDLFHRLSGKRLFTELFLLLCEEDPAKPISRLAEFDLFRFIHPSLQWNSGIALLFQKIKDALAWYKLLFLGKRYEPWLVYFYSLIDQLSPEATANMCERLNIKETLLEKITITKQSSGKLFQEINDIDVIKPSSLYIKLKGFSQEMLLYLMARAEEETAVKGISMYLSHLQDIRLSITGGDLKQLGLKPGPIFTNIMNQTLLARLDGIVKTREEELEFAGNLSKKLI; this is encoded by the coding sequence ATGGAGATAATTACCACACATGCCAATGCTGATTTTGATGCCCTTGCATCAATGATTGCGGCTAAGAAGCTTTATCCTGATGCAAGGATGATATTTCCGGGGACACAGGAAAAGAATGTCAGGAATTTCATTATCCAAAATAAGATAGAGTTTAATAAGTTGAAGGACATCCCTTTTGATGAGGTAACACGCCTTATAATAGTGGACTGCAAACATGCTGACCGTATTGGAAGATTATCCGAATTATTAAGCAATAAAGACCTTAGCATCCATATCTATGACCACCATCCTGCTGCGCATGGTGACCTTCGCGGCGAGGTAGAGGTTATTGAAGACATTGGGGCGGCCACAACACTATTGGTTGAGATTTTAAAAGAGAGGAATATTCCCATATCCCCACCGGAGGGGGCGTTATTTGCTATTGGTATCTATGAAGAGACAGGTTCTATGACATTCCAGTCTACAACACCGAGGGACCTGATGGCCGCAGCATATCTTATGTCACTTGGGATTGATTTAAGGGCTGTGTCCCGCTACCTGATACATGAACTGGATGCCGGACAAATCACACTCCTTAACGAACTGATACATAATGCAAAGACTTACTATATTGACTCCACAAAGGTCGTTATTGCAAAAGGCTCATCTGATAAATATATATCTGAACTATCTACCATAACCCATAAGGTTCGGGATATGGAGGATTTGGATGTACTTTTTGTTATTGTCAGGATGGATGACAAGATACAGCTTGTCGCACGATGCAGGATGCCTGAGATAGATGTCGGAGAAGTTGCAAGAGAGTTTGGGGGAGGCGGCCACAGGACTGCGGCATCAGCAAGCATAAAAGACCTCACAAGCATACAGGTTGAAGAGAAGATTCTGCAAATCCTCAGCAAAAGTATCAAACCGGTAAAGACGGCAAAGGATATTATGACAACACCAATAAAGACCATAAACAGCAGTGCTGTAATAAAAGATGCCGGTGACCTTATGACCCGATATGGTGTCAGTGTCCTGCCTGTTGTTGATAAAGACAGGATAACCGGCCTCATCACAAGGGAGATTACTCAGAAGGCCATATTCCACAAATTCGGGGATATGCCTGTTACTGATTTCATGTCAACGGAGTTTTATAAAGTCACAACAGATACAGCTTTCCGTGAAGTAGAATCAATACTGATTGAACATAACCAGCGATTTATCCCTGTTGTTGAAGGAGAAACTATTATTGGTGCAATCACACGGACTGATATTCTAAGGACACTCCATGATGATATAAGAAGGACATGGGAGGTATCTGAGAAATTTCTGAAAAGGCCCCGTGAACGAAATGTACAAAATGTACTCAAAGAAAGGCTCCCCGTACATATTGAAAAAATACTGGAGGATATCGGGGCAACAGCAGATAATATGGGCGTAGCGGCTTATGCGGTCGGCGGCTTTGTACGTGATATATTGCTTGGTGCAGACAACTTCGATATTGACATAGTAGTAGAAGGTGACGGGATTGCGTTCGCAGAAAAATTCTCAGCAATAGTGGAAGGCCGTGTAAAGAGCCACCATAGATTCGGTACGGCTGTAATAATATTTCCGGATGGGTTTAAGATTGATATTGCTACTGCCAGAACTGAGTATTATGAATTCCCTACTGCTCTCCCGACTGTGGAGCTTTCATCTATAAAAAAAGATTTGTACAGGAGGGATTTCACAATAAACACCCTTGCTATCACACTCAATAAAAAAGACTTCGGGTTTCTTATAGATTTCTTCGGCGGCCAAAGGGACTTAAAGGAAAAGAACATACGTGTACTGCATAATCTGAGTTTTATTGAAGACCCGACGCGCATATACAGGGCAATAAGATTTGAGCAGAGATTCGGTTTCAGGATTGCACGGCATACACAAAACCTGATACACAGTGCAACAAAAATAGACCTCTTTCACAGGCTTTCAGGAAAGAGACTTTTCACAGAACTATTCCTTCTGCTGTGTGAGGAAGACCCTGCAAAACCGATCAGCCGGCTTGCAGAGTTTGACCTTTTCAGGTTCATACACCCGTCTTTACAATGGAACAGCGGGATAGCACTGTTGTTCCAGAAGATAAAGGATGCCCTTGCATGGTATAAATTATTATTTCTTGGAAAAAGATATGAGCCATGGCTCGTATACTTTTACAGCCTTATAGATCAATTGTCTCCGGAAGCAACCGCCAATATGTGTGAGAGGCTGAATATAAAAGAGACCCTCCTTGAAAAGATTACGATTACAAAGCAATCGTCTGGTAAATTGTTTCAGGAGATTAACGACATTGATGTAATTAAACCAAGCAGTCTCTATATTAAACTCAAAGGATTCTCTCAGGAGATGCTTCTGTACCTTATGGCACGGGCAGAAGAAGAGACCGCAGTAAAAGGTATATCCATGTATCTCAGCCATCTGCAGGATATTAGGCTCTCCATAACCGGAGGTGATTTAAAACAACTCGGACTGAAACCAGGGCCAATATTTACGAACATCATGAATCAGACATTACTGGCCAGATTAGACGGGATAGTTAAGACAAGGGAAGAAGAGCTTGAGTTTGCCGGAAACCTATCAAAAAAACTTATATGA
- the rnhA gene encoding ribonuclease HI, whose protein sequence is MKKDDKTVVEIYADGACSGNPGLGGYGAILRSGEREKELSGNEAMTTNNRMELLGVISALEALKRHCSVRVMTDSTYVVKGMTEWIDGWIRNNWRNSQKKEVLNRDLWERLLLASKPHKIEWVWIKGHNGHPENERCDRLAREEIIRCKKEAGR, encoded by the coding sequence ATGAAAAAAGATGATAAAACGGTTGTTGAGATTTATGCAGATGGTGCTTGCAGCGGGAACCCGGGCCTTGGGGGTTACGGCGCTATACTCAGGTCCGGTGAAAGGGAGAAAGAGTTGTCAGGAAATGAAGCTATGACAACAAATAACAGGATGGAACTGCTCGGTGTTATCTCAGCCCTTGAGGCGTTGAAGAGGCATTGCAGTGTCAGGGTCATGACAGATTCTACTTATGTGGTTAAAGGGATGACAGAGTGGATAGACGGCTGGATAAGAAATAACTGGCGTAATTCACAAAAGAAGGAAGTGCTTAACAGAGACCTATGGGAGAGGCTGCTGCTGGCCTCAAAGCCTCATAAGATTGAATGGGTATGGATTAAAGGGCATAACGGACATCCTGAGAACGAGAGATGCGACCGGCTTGCGAGGGAGGAGATAATAAGGTGCAAAAAAGAGGCCGGCAGATGA
- a CDS encoding Ppx/GppA family phosphatase, which yields MSYGYFWRKHLLFAGIDIGTNTLRLLIAEFSPDGKYRKVKSERHITRLGEGISSTGRLKETAMERTSSVLKRFAKICSEYPLDGIYAVATSAVREASNGPDFIKKIKSEAGLDVDVISGDEEARLTMLGIASGLDLKGSDFLLMDIGGGSTEFIFASEGDIISKVSTDIGVVRFTEQYLKSDPPQDEEIEKLETAISERLNPLKGDTPPPYQVWALGSDFGMKTTPPSPPLVRGGKSMANDNPPLCSRGGMGGYFRMNNNVCLVGTAGTVTTLAAIDQKMTVYDPRKINGYKITREGIGNIRSLLLAMTMKKRMEIPGIEDGMEDLIAAGVVLVDKVMERFGFNEILVSDSGLREGLVLDIYQKTVNSGQ from the coding sequence GTGAGCTATGGATATTTTTGGAGGAAACATTTGCTCTTCGCAGGCATAGACATCGGCACAAATACACTAAGACTACTTATTGCTGAGTTTTCTCCTGACGGGAAATATCGGAAGGTTAAATCCGAACGGCATATAACAAGGCTCGGAGAAGGTATTTCCAGTACAGGCAGGTTAAAGGAAACTGCAATGGAGCGGACATCATCTGTGCTAAAAAGGTTTGCAAAGATATGCAGTGAGTATCCTTTGGATGGTATTTATGCTGTTGCAACAAGTGCTGTGAGGGAGGCTTCTAATGGCCCTGATTTTATTAAAAAGATAAAGTCGGAGGCAGGGCTTGATGTAGATGTAATATCAGGGGATGAAGAGGCAAGACTTACCATGCTCGGCATTGCGTCAGGTCTTGATCTCAAGGGGAGTGATTTCCTGTTAATGGATATCGGCGGCGGTAGTACAGAGTTTATATTTGCATCTGAAGGTGATATTATCTCCAAGGTTAGTACAGATATAGGTGTTGTAAGATTTACAGAGCAATACCTGAAATCCGACCCGCCTCAGGATGAAGAGATAGAAAAATTAGAGACAGCTATTTCAGAACGTCTGAATCCCTTAAAAGGTGATACCCCCCCCCCTTACCAAGTGTGGGCATTGGGGAGTGATTTTGGGATGAAAACCACCCCCCCAAGCCCCCCCTTGGTAAGGGGGGGAAAGTCAATGGCCAATGACAATCCCCCCCTTTGTTCAAGGGGGGGCATGGGGGGGTATTTTCGAATGAATAACAATGTGTGCCTGGTCGGCACAGCCGGCACAGTTACAACGCTTGCGGCTATTGATCAGAAGATGACAGTATATGACCCGCGGAAGATAAATGGCTATAAGATAACAAGGGAAGGTATTGGAAATATACGCAGTCTGTTACTCGCTATGACAATGAAGAAACGTATGGAGATACCCGGAATTGAAGATGGCATGGAAGACCTGATTGCAGCAGGTGTTGTGTTAGTTGACAAGGTCATGGAGAGATTTGGATTCAATGAGATATTAGTAAGTGACAGCGGATTAAGGGAGGGGCTTGTTTTAGATATTTATCAAAAGACAGTGAATAGTGGACAGTGA